GGCACTCATCTTAAGAGGATCTGATATTGAGTGCAATTGCAAAAGCTTGTCAATGAAACTTATCCCATTTTGGAAACATTTATGTGGTTTATTGCGATTGAAATGACTAAAAACTGAAAGTTATGTATCGCAATATGCTGGTCcaaaattttgtaaatttgATCGCACTTTACTATCTTGTGGCTTTTGGAACTGTATAAAGTTACTTTCTCAACCCTGGATGAgaagattttctttctttaatcaattaaaCTGAACTTTCATTTAAATCAGCCAACAACTTGGAATGCCAGAATTTGAAGTAGAGGAACTAGAAGCAgagttcaaaagaaaaataatattaatattgttgCAATAATTTCAATCTCTAAAGGATAAATGATAACTTGGAGCTCAGATGCTCTTCTTTTTATGGGCAAAGTTCCTTTCCAATATATGACCATTGAGATCTCATGGACTGGATGTTCCTTTATATAGCTGCTCAAAATGGTTAAAGATGGGAGACACTACTGGCTGGACGCATctctaaaaagaaagaaaagagttgAAATGCAAGCTCCATTTCCACCCATCTTTTAACtacttgtattattattagctTAGTATTTTAACAGGAAAACAAATGTAGACTTACAACTGAAAGCCACTCTAAAAGAAACCGCATTGTTTGTGCATTTACATGAAGCATTAAACCGTTGCAAGCCGTGACTCTGAGGAAGACTCGCCAATTCCATCTGAGCCGACCTTTCCTCCTTTCAAAAAGTGGGAGTACCAATGTGCAGATTGCTTGGGTTGTCTTTTCCAGTGCGGGTCATTATAATCAACGAAATACAGGCCGAAGCTTGATCCATAGCCATCCAGTAACTCATATAAATCCAAGAAGGACCATACAAAATACCCTCTTGTATTTGATCCATTCCTGCACAACTTTAAGATTGTTCAACAAAGCCAAATCAATGATGAACATATAAGAAGGTTCATTTCATGTATCAGATGATAGTTTCTTCCAGTTAAAAAGATTGTTCAGAATAGAGTTCAAATTAACGaagacatattttttaaagaattgcAAATCGAATTTAAAGCACAGGAGATGGAGACATTCGTCAGAATAAGTTACCGACTTTTAATAAACTATGCAAAACAGTAACAAGGAGGTTAAATAGAACAGCTttgaacaataaaattatacgaAATACAAAACCTGATTGCATCAAGTACACTCCCAATGTATGCTTGCATATATTCCACCCTTATCGTATCTTGCAATGAAGAATTGTGTCGGGTCGTTTGTCCTGACAAAAGTCTTCACCAGTTAGATAAAAGGCAATGGTGTCCAGCATTCACGATCACACAAGAGAAACCAACTATCATAACATAAcacaagtttttttttataatgatcACACCAATCAGTGTGAGCATATATATGCACataaaaagagaggaaaaccATTTTCGTGGATGTAAATAGGAGGATTGCCGTAAGCTTGCTTAATGTACTCCAATAATCCTTCCAGACCCCAAGCCCTTATAGGATACTGAATCAGAcagaaattgttagtaatacAGTGAACTATGGTTACCGGCAGCATCATAAAGAAGAAATGATgggaataaatttttttttacctcATCTGGTACTAGTATATATGGATGATCTGGGTCAACTGCCAGAATCAGGAAACTGGTGAATTTTCCAGTTCTAAAGAGTAGCAGTGCATAAGCAGTCTAATATTTGTTGGTTAAAGACATACATAAAATACTTGCTGCCATATCCGCATTGAAATCTCTAATTTCCAGTTTCAGACTTTTGGAGTTATCCTGGATGTAAACTGTAGTGTAATGTATCAGCCCGAGGAAGTCGAATGCACCCTTAACCAATTTGGATTCCTGATTGGTTAAGACTGGAAGTCTTGAGCGTGCATTCTTCTTCATTATGTCTGGATAGTCTCCAAACACTAAGGGATTTATAAACCtgaaagattaaaaagagaaaaagagctAATAACTTTATTGAATCTCCAAACCCATTTCAAAAAGGATTAGCTGCCCTTCGATATAATTGTTGCAAACTTACCAACCATACAAGAAGTCTTTAGCTCTTTGTGTAGCAGTTATATCCTCTGTTGAATTGGTCAAAGGAAGAAACCAAAAGGCATAGAGGGTGACCCCAATAACTCCATGTTGCTTGGCCTGAAAAATAACGTGTTTATTGAAACAGGAGAAATACATTTCCTTGTGAAAATAAGCGCAGACGATGAAGTGGTACCTGATATTTTTGCTTGTATAATCTTACTGTTGATCCATGAGCCACTAATATATGATGAGCTGCCAAATATGGCTCAAAGGTGGAATTGCCCTTGTGGCAGTTGAATCCAAATGGATATGAACATCGTCCAGGCGGCACTATTCCTTTGTCATAGCCTCCCATCGCAAAAATATTGGGCTCGTTTATAGTAGTCCAAGTTGAAACCCTATCACCAAATTCTCTGAAGCACACATCTGCATAATCTGTGAAATCTTTCCTACAATCAGAAATAAACATTTGATAATCTATATTATCTTCTTTTAGTCCTTGATGATGCAGGGAAAGTGACGCCAAGTGCACAGAAACAGATTAAGAACAAGACTTGAGTAGTAGTATACACAATCTTTCTGCTAAGCCATCCTGCATATTCATCTTCAAGTGATTGTGGATGATCAAAATTGTATAACGAAACATGCGCTTCGATACCTAATTCATCGAGATGATTAAAAAAGATCAACTAAAGTGAAAagagataataaataataaaggaaTAGATTGATTTTGGCTGGCATATCTGAAATTTGGAAGTACTTCTACAAGATAAAAAGTGAAACATCTCCCTCAGAGTATTAGAGAACTTCTTTTAGTTCTCACCATGGCTAACAAGTTCATTGATGAGGTTGTTGTAATACTCTAAGCCCTTTGGATTGATAGCTCCTCTCCCCTCTAACCAAAATAATATACAGAAGCTGAAGTACATGATTAAAGAAATCACAAATTTCTCTACAGTTAATTGCATAACATAAGTTGCCACAAGGAAATCGTACTTGGGAGAAGTCTTGACCATGAGATAGAAAATCTATAGGCTTCTAAACCAGTTTCAGCCATGAGTTTGACATCTTCCTGCAAGAATGTCAGAAATCACCCAAATTCCAAGAAAACATGGATTATTATGATTCAAATTACGTAACTTagctgcaattgaattaattttgtcATACTTAACCTTATATTTGTGATAGCCATTAACTCCCATGTGTCCACCTGGAATATTAGTTAGAAAATTAACCACTTAATCATGCATCATCTGATACACCTACTGCCAGTCTACTATATATTGATGATAATGGTAATAGTCTCAAGAGCCCCATTAACAGcactataaattattaactaattagtgaagattaaataaagttaaacAGAAAAAGAGACTTAACTCCCATGGGAAAAGATATCCCAAACGCTAGGACTCCTTCCATCTTCATTTGCTGCTCCTTCCACCTTTCAATAAAAACTAGACCCATTAAACCGTATGGTCTTTATCTTTTGtcaaaagtgaaaaaaaatctTGATAGTCTGCTAAATAACCTAAATAAAGCCTAAATAACCTGATAAGCAGAGGTAGCAGCACCAAAAATAAAGTCAGGAGGAAAGTCTTTCctgctatatttatcaacagaAAACACTGTTGATGCTAAATTAAGCATAAACATTAGCAAGAAACAAAGCCTAAGCATCCTCATTGACAACCTATGAACTGTACTACTAATGCAAAAAGAAGGTATGCTTCTTCTGTTCGGGTAGTTAAAAGGGCCTTTGAAAAGTCTCTCTTTTGAACCAAGTATCTAGAGCGAATCAAATACTGCACCAATCAATTTCTAGCCACGAAAAGAATGACGCAATCTTATCTGGAAGACATTGATATCTTGTAAATTACTGGACTTCATTTAGTGCACAATAAATTGTCAAGAGACAAAGTAGTCCGACTTGTATGCTTTGTATTCAAGCTTTCAGCAAGTATCTGTCACTGTTGGGATTTTTCTGGAAGACACGAAGGATGAGGTTGGCCTTTTCTACATTAATGTCGAAACATTTGTCGATAACTATTTGCTACTTGCTGGAATAAAATTATACGCAAGCCTTGACTGCATTTGCATGGAAGTTCTTTTTCCAATATTTCCTTTATTTGTCTCTTGTTTGCATTCTCTTTTAGGACAGAGACAGACACTCTAATATCATATTCCTCTCGAAATAAAGACAACTCTCACAGTCAAAATTTATTTggctaaaataatattaatgtgtTATCAAGAATATTATGGTTTGacgtttttatatttagaagaTTGActataaaactatataatttaattttttttatattttactatcttataaattaatattttaaatttttataatttagtattagtataatactcatttttaataataaaatcatttattaagtGATTTAGCATATAACTAACTATAttgaatttatgtttaatgaaattaacatatatttttaaattttattaatttttaaaataaaattataatatttttaagaatattatgaTAGTTGATTTGATGGTAAATcacctataaaataattttattattaaaaataaatattatactaatattaaattataaaaatctaaagatattaatttataaaatagtaaaaatgtaaaaaattaaactacaaAATACTTCTTTATCACGAAAAAAACTACAGTCCTCTAAGTGTAAAAATGTCTAACCACAGTATatgtttttgtatttttctctattagttaactaaattaattatataaaaatatcttttagttCTTGAGTATAGACtgaaatttacatatttaaacTGAAATCAATTGGGTGTTCAGCATAGTTGTTGAAGATACTGGATAGTTGTTCAGTTCTAAACAGTTAAGCTAATGTCTTTAGTATAGTTTTTGAAACTCTTAACAGTTGTAGCTCAAATCTGCTtcaataatgactaaattatctttcttttttctaattttaaactaaaatatttaagaaattaaatttcgACCCTGTTTctttttagcataattttttttaaatataaaaaataaatgcaaagaTGAATAATTCagagatattttaaaataaactatttttatatatattttctaattatttcacttaatcttatattattatcattattaatattttattctttactgCATCAACTAtgttgttataaaaataaacttaaagtaatgatttttatatactaataataagttatattatatatagatttttttttaaaataaaataacaaatacaaccctttaattaaaagaattattaactATGTTTATAccagtaattaaatatatgaacaacaactaaatataattttctaaatataattattaattaactatTATCTACAATTATGGGCTACTAGCTATCGGCGACAATTTAGCCAAGCAGGCTTTGATGCAAAGCTGTGTATACTGGCTGGCTAGTAGACATGTTTAAACTTCGAGCCGGATTtgaaattttcaaaatctagGATCAAGTTTGCCTTGACCCGGTCATGTgaatctcaatttttttactaaatttggcctatcataaaaaatatatgatattttctttataatttttggatCGGACcatatttgttaaataaaccttaaaaaaaatatatattatcaagTCCGCTAAAAAAATAAGCGGACTTTTGTAGGTTTGGACAATTGCTGTCCAAACTCAAAAATTTATGAGCGGACTTAAGTAGGCGACAAGGGTACCCATGTCTATGAACAGATCTACTAAGTAGCAGCATAGTTGGAAAAAGGTTGAGGACTCAGAAACTAGAATATTGTCTCCTcgtgttaaaaagaaaaaaaccttAGTAGCCTCGATTATAAACTAAGGCCATGCAAATTAATGTTCACAATTTTCAGTCAATGACAAAATCTTAATCTTCCCTCTGTACTAGCATTCAACATCAGTATTTGAGAAAAttatagataaagaaaataaggttttgaaagaaatgcTGCTGCATTTAATTGTTGATATACACTGAACTTTATTTCGAGCATGAGCATTACTTAATTCACATACATAAAATGGATaacgttttctttttttcaggTATATCATACAGGATTTTGATAGATCTGTAATCTACTGAAACAAGTGACTAATAGAAAAGGCTGATACATTTTGTGGAAGCTGAATAACTGGATCTGAACTAACAATTCTTCTTCCCTTCAGAAATTGAGCGTACCAATGGGCTGAAAGCTTAGGAGATCTTTTCAGTTCTGGATCATTCATATCCACGTAATAGAGACCAAAGCATGTTTCATAGCCACCCAATAACTCAAAGACGTCTAAGAAGGACCACGTAAAATACCCTCTTGTGTTTGATCCGTTCCTTCCAATTTTCAGGTCACATAAAAGGTATCAAAATCAGGTTATTATGtacaaaaattacaaaactTCAGACTTCTGTCGTTTCTAAGAATTTGAAATGTATTAGCTAAACCATACCTAATAGCATCAAGCACACTTCCAATATATGCCTGCATATATTTCACTCTTGAAGTGTCTCCCAAGGATGAAGCGCGTCGGGTCCGTTGCCCTGCCAAGAAATACAATGCCAAATTCTTAGCAATGCCAtaaaattgatgaatatatgacagaaaagagagaaagagagttaCCATTTTCATGAATGTAAATCGGAGGGTTGCCATGAACTTGCTTGAAGTACTCCAACACTGCTTGCATACCCCTTGGACTAATAGGATACTgagtttgatatatatatagcatataATGTTAGTCATACTATTGAACAAAGCTTGTATGTGATCCTAGCATAAAAGCTTTAGTTATGCCAAGAGTCTGTCTGAATGAGCAGTAACGCATTTTGAGCTCCAACATGTAGTGTTAAGAGGTAAGAGCTGTATACAGTTAACATTTCAGAATAACAATTAAATAGTAAGGACTAAGATTTTCGCTATTAACGTTCAGTCTCCAATCATTAGCTGTCAGCAGCAAACATTTGATTGCAACTGCTAAGCCAAATAGGTCTTTACTATGTACAAATAGTAGTTTTGTGTATTTCAATTCTTACCTCAAATGATGAATTAGCCAAATCAACAGCTGCAgcaaaaaatcaatttcaagaattaaaagaaaaacaaaaagtttaGATTGGTAGAATATCATCAGGCTCTAAGTAGACTTAGAAAGAAGCACTTGACTTGGTAAAAAGCTCAGTTGAGCTACATATATATAGCTTAAGTAACTCGAAACAGATAAGTTGTATTGCCATATCTGCTTGGTAATCTTACTGATAGGCTTTATTTAAAGCTTACTGATAAGTTCTATTGCCATATCTGCTTGATAATCTCTATGCTCTAAATTTAGGCTGGCGGGGTTGTCTTTGACCAGTGCTGTAACATAGTGATTCACTCCAATGAAGTCAAATGAACCTCTAATCACTTTGGATTCATGATCGGTGAAGGATGGTAGTCTTAACCCTGCATTTTTCTTCACCGTGTCAGGATAGTCTCCAAACACCAGAGGATTCACTATCCTGTAGCCATGAAGCATACATATTAAATGTCAAATGAAGACGCTCAAAGCTAACTAAAAGAGAAACAGATAGCAAATTGGCATACAGGAAGCATTTAACTTACAGTCCAGCAAAAAAGTCGTTAGCTCTTTGAGTTGCAAGCACATCCTCTGTTGAGTTTGTTAGAGGAAAAAACCCAAACCCAAACACATTTATCCCAATGGATCCAAATTGCTTTCTCTGTACCAACGTGACCATGTGTCATGTCCAggaagcaaaaagaaaaaaaagaactgtTGTCTTCAAAATGGGTATCTAAAGAAGTAATTAATTCTTGATTCTAGATATGCCAATTGACCGAATGCTGAACCATATCGAATACATATTTGATTAGAAGGAGATGTCTTTATCAATACCTGGAAACTAGAATTAATGGGCTAAGGGGGGTTAGTAAGACCTGATACTTATTCTTGTACAATCTCGCAGCTGAAGCATGTGCCAACAACAGGTGATGAGCTGCCAAGTAAGGCTCAGATGAGGAATTGCCTTGAGAACAATTGACTCCAAATGGAGGAGAGCATCTATTAGGGGGCAACAATCCCACATCATAACTCAAAATTGGAAGGACATTGGGCTCATTCATAGTAGTCCAGTATAGAACCCTATCACCAAATTCTCTGAAACAGACATCTGCATAAGCTGTGAAGTCCTTTCTGCATCCACATGAAGATTTCATGCAGGGAATTAATACGAGCTCCCCTGTCCTCTACAAAAGCAACAACTTAGAAAGGCAGCAGAAAGGTAGAGTGACATACATAATCCTCCGGCTCAGCCATCCTCCGTATTCGTCTTCAAGTGCCTGCGGGTGATCAAAATGGTACATTGTAACATGTGGCTGGATGCCTGCTTTatcccaaaagaaaaagatcaaTCAGTGCAATACAAACTCGATGAGGTTTgcttattaattttgaaagtttTAGCAGTGACCATGGCTGATAAGTTCGTCGATGAGGTTGTTGTAATACTGTATGGCCTTTGGATTGACAGGTCCTCTTCCATCTGATAGACATAGGTTTATACAATCAGATAAATCATGGTttcatttgtttattgtttTCCATGAGTTTATGGCTGGGAGAACTCATACTTGGGATGAGTCTTGGCCATGATATGGAAAATCTATAGGCATCTAACCCTGTTTCAACCATGAGTTTGACATCTTCCTGCAGTAAAATCATGATCATGATAAAAACAAAGTTTATTGTGACTAAAGTAACAAATTTTTATGTTCATCTTTATTGACCTTGTATTTGTGATACTGGTCGACTGACACATCTCCTGTCTCCCCGCCCATCTTCCCTGGAATTTCAGTGAAAAGTAATAATTGATACTGATCAAGTTTCCACAAGTCACAAACCTCAAAAAGCAAAGGAAGAAGAATTTCCTCACCCGCATGAGCAAAGGTGTCCCAGATGCTAGGACTCCTTCCATCCACATTTGCTGCCCCTTCCACCTTTTAAATATACAAACATGTTAGAATATCTCTTTCAAGAATAGATATGGAAAGAAACTTGATTAACAGACCTGATAAGCAGAGGTGCCAGAACCAAAAATAAAGCCAGGAGGAAAATCTTCTCTGCTATATTCATCAGCACAAAAGATTGCCGCTGCTAAGTTCAGGAAAACAATTAGCAGGTGATAAATGTTTAACATTCTTAATCACACGGTTAACTACTGCAGTTTAATCCAGAAGTAACAAAGCAGTCCTTTTATTACTGCCAAGTTGAGTCTGCCTCTTTCAGTAGTGATAGAGTAGTGTACTTATAAAATGTCCAAGTTTTATTTATAGCCAAGGCAACAAGCCAAAAGCAAGATGTccatatttcttctttttaaatgtACTTAAGGCAAAAAAATTCAGTTATTGCATAAAAAATGACTCGAGGTTCATACCTCTTACTCTTGTTCATACTTCTTTAATTATAGATTACTTGTTAAAAAGTAACTCAAAAAAACTGTTCGAAGACAAACATATCCTTgttgtaaataaattagattattGTATGAATAACGCATGGCAGTGTACGATCGGTTTGAAGCCACAACACGGAGGATGTTTTTGGCCTTTTTGCTGTTTCGTCAAAAGCATTTTACTTTTGTGCTTGTTGCTTATCGGAAACCGGCAGCAGTGGGGAATCTTGGACAATGGGCAAAAGCCAGATTCGGCAACATCcaggaaaagaaatttctaaaagaaatttgcACCACCTCAGAATCCTTTCTGGTTTGACAGAGTCAAAATGATACCAAGACAATTTTGCACGACATCACTGTTTCACGATCAATTATTTCCAATATCTGCATCATCTACAGTTAGAGAGGAAAAGTTTGACCCTCTGTCCGAGTTCACAATTGATGATAGATATTAGACAATCGAGTTGATTTTTTGCtgatttcaattattattattaatgacaAGGATACAATTTAGCTCCATCGCAAGAAACACAGGATGACAAAAAGATTTGGACGAATGCAATAATATTAATCTACCGAAAGAAGTGGAGACTCTTTGCCGAGTTGTATGACTTGCTCCGAACTGACATTCCCTCCCTTCAAAAAGTAAGAGTACCAGTGAGCAGAGAGCTTAGGGTACCTCTTCAATTCAGAATCATTTAGATCTACGTAATACAAGCCGAAGCTTGAATTGTAACCACCCAATAGCTCAAACACATCCAAGAAGGACCATGTAAAATATCCTTTTGCATTTGATCCATTCCTATAAAATTTGAAGTGACAGCAAAATAAGAATACTAGCATAAAATACAGGAAAACACAGAAAACAATTATTCTGTGAATCAGCCTGGAAAACCCTGGAAGAATCTCTAGTTGGAAGAGCATTATCATTCATCATATCCCATATGCCATTTGACAAGGCATTTGaatcaaaaaaagaagaaaaggaaggaaTAAACTCAACTTCTTCTTAAATACACACTTACTGAAATTccattatgatatttatacaGAAGAAATTACCTCCATGATATTTTGTTTCCCTTAATCTGTGTTCGCctataacaattttttttttttttagcctTGTATTTGCAATATTTTTAGTACAGCTTAAAAGAGAATGTAGTTGCTCTTCTTTGACTAGGATATGCAAAAGACAGTATCATTTTAGCGAAGAGAGCTAAGTCTGTAGGTGGTTTTTCTGTTTAGCCAAGTTTAGATATTAGCAAAGAGAGAAGCCATACCTGACAGCATCCAGCAGGCTCCCAATGTATGAATGGATATATTTCATCCTGGAAATGTCTTGCAATGCTGAACTTCGTGGGGTTATTTGACCTGGAAAGAAATGCATTACCAAGCTTATggataacataaaatataaaattaaatgcatGGATCAACGAGGTAAAGTGTACCAACAAAATAAGGATAACACCATGAGTTACATAATTCAGTACCTAAACTTCAATTAGATGTTTAAAACTTCATTACACAAAATTTTCTACCTAAACTTTAATTATTATGTGATTCAATATAGATGATGCTTAGCCTACATTTTGCAAATGTTTCGACTTTGTACTTATCTAAATTCCCTTACTCCAAGTGAACGTTCAATTTGTTGTTATAGTTATTATCATTCCCTTCAAGGCAAGAAAATGGGAAAGCTATGAGTTGAAAGTTGCGACCCTAACCACTTGCACAATAAGGCAAACACTCCATGATTAGGTGATTGACCAATCATCTTGAAGTCGTAAGAATATTGCAATGGTATCAGTTACAACATTATTTTGAACTTTAAGCATAATTCACAAAGGCAAGCTTTAAAGTATCAGCCCAGAGacagagatagagagagagagaccaTTTTCATGAATGTAGATAGGAGGATTGCCATAAACTTGCTTCAAATACTCCAGCACGAATTGCAGATCTCTAGGCATTATGGGATACTGTACAAGGTAAAGTGTGGTTGAAGACAATTAAAAACCAAAATTGATGttgaatattttaactttacCTCATTTGTTGATGCATTGCTCTCATACACTGCCAGGGGAAAGAGAAGAGTTTCAAAGAAAATTCTCAGTTCTTTTGACATAAACACACACATATAGCATACAGAATAAACTAggcaaaattataaatcaaggGATGATTGCAAAGTTGATACGACGAAGCTTAGTttattaaaccaaataaagtATAACATAATGTTCCAGTCCCAAGTAACGAAggtaataatttatttgtcaaGATTATGGAGCTTACCCAACTTTATTTCCATATCTGCCACAAAATCTCTTTTTTCTGGTTTCAAAGTGTCAGAGTTGTCTTTGACGTACATTCTCAAGTAATAATTCACTCCTAGAAAGTCAAAGGAACCCTTAACCTGTTTGGCCTCGAAATTGGTGAAGGCTGGTAGTCTTAAGCCTgcgtttttctttattatgtcAGGATAGTCTCCAGACACAAGAGGATTCATAAACCTGGTAAGAAAATTATTACCAAGACTATAAGTATAATTTCGAACGAAGCTGTCCTAAGATAACTAAAGTGAAAAAGGCCAATATTATCTCAGCAATAGATTGGCATTAAGGGGTCTTTCAACTTACAAGCCAACATAAAACTCATTGGCTCTTTGACTTGCAAGCACATCCTCTGTTGAGTTTGTTAGGGGAACAAAGTGAAACAAAAGCAAATTTATCCCAATAAATCCAAATTGCATGCCCTGCACCACCTTGACCATATGAATATTCTCTCTAAACAAAACCATCCGCTGTCTCAAAGATCATCATAGACAGTATAATTGAAATTGATAGCTGCCTTATCAACTgcaaaaaagaatgaaatggATAAAATAGGTAAACCTGATACTTTCTCCTGTACAATCTAACAGCTGAAGAATGTGCCAACAAGATATGATGAGCAACCAAGTATGGCTCTGTTGAGGAGTTGCCTTTAGTGCAGTTGATTCCAAACGGAGGAGAGCAACGCCTGGGTGGAAAGATACCCACATCATAACCTCCAAGTATAAGGGCATTGGGCTCATTTAAAGTAGTCCAGTATGAAACCCTATCACTAAACGCTCTGAAACAAGCATCTGCATAATCTGTGAAGTCTCTGCTGCATTCATATAAAGATTAGATCTTGTTATGTCACTTTTTTTTGCTAACTGCAGGTAATGCATGCCAATCCCCAAATCTAACAGTCAAGGCTTATGATTTCCGCTAAAAGACTTAAACTTTCACATCTCTTAGGATTAATGGAGTTATGTAATAGGAGAGTGAGCTGCATGTAGGCTAATGAGAGGAAAACAAAAGGTCAACAGTTGAGTACCCTACACAATCTTTGGGCTAGCCCATCCCCCATACTCGTCTTCAAGAGCTTGAGGATGATCATAATGGCATAGTGTGACATGTGGTTGGATGCCTGTTTTATCAAGCAAGGATAAAGCAATAAATCAATGATGAAGATGTAAAACATGAAATGATATAAAAGTATTTGGACCGACCATGGCTAATAAGCAAATTGATGAGATTGTTATAATATTGTAACCCCTTAGGATTGACAGGTCCTCTTCCATCTGAACGAGAGATATAAAGACTTAACTGTGAATGATCAACTGAACCATAAAATATTAGTCATTTGCACTGCTGTTATAAAAATCATACTTGGAATAAGTCTAGACCATGAGATTGAAAATCTATATGCATCCAATCCAGTTTCAACCATGAGATGAACATCTTCCTGCAAAGATGATTTCATAAAAATGTGGCTTATTGAAATCAGATATAACAGTTAAAGATTAATTTAAGAGCAGGTCTGTTCACCTTGTATTTGTGATACTGGTTGGCTGCTACATCTCCAGTGTCACCATTTACAAATCCTGGAATTTCAATCTCAGGTAAACTCgcacaatttttaaaattcaacaaCTATAAAACATTCCCACTCAAACCccccaaaaaataatttaagaaaaaaaaaacgcCAAAACACTAGTAATCAACTTCAAGAAGTAAATGACTGGGGAGAAATGAGAATGCGAGTGAAATATAAGGAAAAAATTTGACGTTGTTTCTGGATATCGGATATCATATTCTTCGAATTTTGCTT
The Ricinus communis isolate WT05 ecotype wild-type chromosome 1, ASM1957865v1, whole genome shotgun sequence DNA segment above includes these coding regions:
- the LOC8259857 gene encoding beta-glucosidase 11 isoform X1; the encoded protein is MMSRLIVFLNIGLVMVTVLCTDKYSRQDFPPAFVFGSGTSAYQVEGAANEDGRTPSVWDTFTHNGFVNGDTGDVAANQYHKYKEDVHLMVETGLDAYRFSISWSRLIPNGRGPVNPKGLQYYNNLINLLISHGIQPHVTLCHYDHPQALEDEYGGWASPKIVRDFTDYADACFRAFSDRVSYWTTLNEPNALILGGYDVGIFPPRRCSPPFGINCTKGNSSTEPYLVAHHILLAHSSAVRLYRRKYQGMQFGFIGINLLLFHFVPLTNSTEDVLASQRANEFYVGLFMNPLVSGDYPDIIKKNAGLRLPAFTNFEAKQVKGSFDFLGVNYYLRMYVKDNSDTLKPEKRDFVADMEIKLVYESNASTNEYPIMPRDLQFVLEYLKQVYGNPPIYIHENGQITPRSSALQDISRMKYIHSYIGSLLDAVRNGSNAKGYFTWSFLDVFELLGGYNSSFGLYYVDLNDSELKRYPKLSAHWYSYFLKGGNVSSEQVIQLGKESPLLSVD
- the LOC8259857 gene encoding beta-glucosidase 11 isoform X2 gives rise to the protein MMSRLIVFLNIGLVMVTVLCTDKYSRQDFPPAFVFGSGTSAYQVEGAANEDGRTPSVWDTFTHNGFVNGDTGDVAANQYHKYKEDVHLMVETGLDAYRFSISWSRLIPSIQPHVTLCHYDHPQALEDEYGGWASPKIVRDFTDYADACFRAFSDRVSYWTTLNEPNALILGGYDVGIFPPRRCSPPFGINCTKGNSSTEPYLVAHHILLAHSSAVRLYRRKYQGMQFGFIGINLLLFHFVPLTNSTEDVLASQRANEFYVGLFMNPLVSGDYPDIIKKNAGLRLPAFTNFEAKQVKGSFDFLGVNYYLRMYVKDNSDTLKPEKRDFVADMEIKLVYESNASTNEYPIMPRDLQFVLEYLKQVYGNPPIYIHENGQITPRSSALQDISRMKYIHSYIGSLLDAVRNGSNAKGYFTWSFLDVFELLGGYNSSFGLYYVDLNDSELKRYPKLSAHWYSYFLKGGNVSSEQVIQLGKESPLLSVD